ATAAACAACATATTCTCGAGCAGTCTTTGTTGGGGTTTGAACCTGGGCCAGAGGTATTCTATCGCACCCTGAGATACCTGCTTGAAAACCCGTACATCACAGGAACCTGTCTCGACTTAAATGGCGGCGGCAGGCTTAAATATGCTTGAGAGATGGTACCTATGAGCTTGGAAAAACTGACCGATTGTTACCGGGGGATTCTAACAGAGCTGGACGAAGAGCCTGGCCGTGATGGATTGGTGGGCACCCCTTTGCGGGCAGCAAAAGCGATGCAGTTTATGTGTCGAGGTTATGGGCAGTCGCTGGACGAAATTGTGAATAATGCGTTGTTCGATTCTGATAATGACGAGATGGTTATCGTCAAGGATATTGAGCTGTATTCCCTTTGTGAGCATCACATGTTGCCGTTTATAGGAAAGGCCCATGTCGCCTATATTCCCACTGGCAAAGTCATCGGTCTGTCCAAGGTAGCCCGCATTGTCGACATGTTTGCCCGACGTTTGCAGATACAGGAAAACCTCACGCGACAAATTGCAGAGGCATTGCAACAGGTGACTCAAGCTGGAGGTGTGGCCGTAGTGATTGAGGCGAAACACATGTGCATGATGATGCGCGGCGTTGAGAAGCAAAATTCCACCATGTTCAGCTCGGTGATGCTGGGTGCTTTTCGTGAGTCAGGGAATACCCGACAGGAGTTTCTGCAGTTGATCAGCCGGGGCTAATTGCCCCGGCTATGCCAGGAACTCAGGCGTCAGTTGAGACCGCTAAATGCCGCCAGCGCTGCAATTCATCTTTTCTTGAGGCTGACCGGGTTTCAGCCAGCGAGATGGCATCGGAGCCCACGATAAAATGAAGCGGGGCCTCCGGATTCAGTGCTAGTTCGACAAGCGCTTGGCCGAGCTTTTCTGGTACGCCAGGCTGCTTGTGGTTGTTGTTGGCGGAGGATGACCGAACCTTGCTAGAGAACTCCTTATATTCGGCAAGGGGCGCGCTGCCGAAGCGAGCGGAGCTGTCGTCCAGAAAATCAGTGCGAAAGGCGCCGGGTGCAACCAAAGTTACTTGGACGCCAAAACCCTTCACTTCCTGCGCCAATGACTCAGAAAACCCAACAACCGCAAACTTCGAGGCGCAATACACACTGGCACCGGGCATCCCGGCAAGGCCGGCAATTGATGCGATATTAAAAATGTGGCCTTGCCGTTGATTGCGCATTACCGGCAGCACCGCTCGGCACATAGCGAACAAGCCAAAGACGTTAGTCGCAAACTGACTTTCAATATCGCTTGCGCTGTTATCTTCAAATGGGCCTAGCTGACCATACCCAGCATTGTTGACCAAAATATCAATTTTCCCGAATTTGGCGATGGTCGCGTCTACTGCCTTTTGGATCTGATCTGTTGCAGTCACATCGAGAGAGACGGTTAGAACCCGACTTGTATCGTGGCTCCTGTAAGCGTCGCTGATAATCGCCTGCGTCCGTCCCGTAACGACCACGTTATCGCCTGCCGCAATGGCGGCTTGAGCTATATGCCAGCCGAGGCCTCTATTTGCGCCGGTGATGAGCCAAGTACGCATTTACACATCCTCGAATTTAGTAGGGTGTTTTTAGCTTGGCTAAGAAACTATACATAATGTTAAAAAGTGTCAATATTTTCCGGCTTAAGCGTAATCTGTCGCTGCCCAGCTGCCCAGCTGCCCAGCTGCCCAGCTGACTCGGCAGGAAGGCATGTCTAGGCAGACGCTATCTAATTGTCGCAAACAAGCCAAGGCTTGAGGAGCTTCTCTGCCAGGAGATCAAAAGCCGACTAACTCTTTTCCGGAAACTGAAGTACTGCGCTCAGTGGAAGCAGAACGGCTTTGCCTGTCTGGATGAGGCCAGGGTCAGGGACTTTATGTGCTTGTACGCCACGATGACCGGCATCAGGGCCTAGATGTTACCGTTCTTGCAAAGTGACACGAAGTGTATGAGCGGGCCTATGCTGAACGCCCGGTGCGATGGTCACTACACAAGAGAAACTAGCAGTCTGTCAGGGGTGTAGCACTGAACCGTGAGAGGTTTGAAGTAGCGTAGAAAAAAGCTGACCCATTTTTGGTTAGCTTCCTTCCAGACATATGAGTTGTTGCTGTGCAACGAAGGCCACGAACGGTTGGTTGTGGATAGCCTTCTGCATGCTCAGCAAACCTTTGCCAACTCAGTATTGGTAACGTACGAACTCAAGGAGGAGAGGTTAAAGTGCGGCGGGGAAGCCAGTAACTAACACTGCTCCCAGAAGTTTGACTGTAGACACGGGCGGCGGCGTCCGCAAACCAGAGAATAGTTTATAAGCCCATCTTCTGGTGGTTCCGGAGCAACCGCCTTTGGCTAAGTTCGAGGAACTCGTGTCTGGTAACGGTGCTATGAACGACCAGCCGCCGCATTCAAGATCCAAGCTTCAACCTCATGCTTCAGCCAACGACTG
This genomic stretch from Halopseudomonas pelagia harbors:
- a CDS encoding oxidoreductase; translation: MRTWLITGANRGLGWHIAQAAIAAGDNVVVTGRTQAIISDAYRSHDTSRVLTVSLDVTATDQIQKAVDATIAKFGKIDILVNNAGYGQLGPFEDNSASDIESQFATNVFGLFAMCRAVLPVMRNQRQGHIFNIASIAGLAGMPGASVYCASKFAVVGFSESLAQEVKGFGVQVTLVAPGAFRTDFLDDSSARFGSAPLAEYKEFSSKVRSSSANNNHKQPGVPEKLGQALVELALNPEAPLHFIVGSDAISLAETRSASRKDELQRWRHLAVSTDA
- the folE gene encoding GTP cyclohydrolase I FolE, with product MEKLTDCYRGILTELDEEPGRDGLVGTPLRAAKAMQFMCRGYGQSLDEIVNNALFDSDNDEMVIVKDIELYSLCEHHMLPFIGKAHVAYIPTGKVIGLSKVARIVDMFARRLQIQENLTRQIAEALQQVTQAGGVAVVIEAKHMCMMMRGVEKQNSTMFSSVMLGAFRESGNTRQEFLQLISRG